Proteins from one Sphingopyxis terrae subsp. terrae NBRC 15098 genomic window:
- a CDS encoding glycerol kinase: protein MPEKIIVIDEGTTSTRAMLFDASGTPLGSAQREFRQHYPGPGLVEHDAEEIWQATLACTRTMIDKAGGAANIAAIGITNQRETIVFWDRTTGRPLAPTIVWQDRRTAADCAKLKEAGHEPAVQAKSGLLLDPYFSGSKIGWALRNWPQLAEAGDRLAVGTIESYLVYRLTGGAHVTDATNASRTLLMAIDGDEGWDGGLCDLFGVPMRLLPEIVDCTATVGTTDPELFGGAIPIAGMAGDQQAATIGQACLASGQTKATFGTGAFILSASGTERPHSANRLLATILVQENGRRSYALEGSVFVAGSLIKWLRDGLGLLANAGESEALARSVPDNGGVYLVPALAGLGAPHWRPDALAAISGLSFASGKAHVARAALEAQAYQAHDLKAAFAADGVDWADLRIDGGMAANDWMAQDLADMLALIVERPEFVESTALGAAMLAACGAGLYPDLATAAGTMRGRATRFIPALNDAQRKTRLAGWQSALAKILT, encoded by the coding sequence ATGCCGGAAAAGATTATCGTTATCGACGAAGGCACGACATCGACCCGCGCCATGCTTTTCGACGCGAGCGGCACGCCGCTCGGCAGCGCGCAGCGCGAGTTTCGCCAGCATTATCCGGGCCCCGGCCTCGTCGAACATGATGCCGAGGAAATATGGCAGGCGACCCTCGCGTGCACGCGCACGATGATCGACAAGGCGGGCGGCGCGGCCAATATTGCCGCGATCGGCATCACCAACCAACGCGAAACGATCGTGTTCTGGGACCGGACGACCGGCCGGCCGCTCGCCCCCACAATCGTGTGGCAGGATCGGCGGACCGCCGCCGATTGCGCGAAGCTCAAGGAGGCCGGTCACGAACCGGCGGTACAGGCCAAGAGCGGTTTGCTGCTCGATCCCTATTTTTCCGGCAGCAAGATCGGCTGGGCGCTGCGCAACTGGCCGCAGTTGGCCGAGGCGGGCGATCGGCTTGCCGTCGGGACGATCGAATCCTATCTCGTCTATCGCCTGACCGGCGGCGCGCATGTGACCGACGCGACCAATGCCTCACGCACGCTGTTGATGGCGATCGACGGCGATGAGGGCTGGGACGGCGGCCTGTGCGACCTGTTCGGCGTTCCCATGCGACTGCTGCCCGAAATCGTCGATTGCACTGCCACGGTCGGCACCACCGACCCGGAGCTGTTCGGCGGCGCGATCCCGATTGCGGGGATGGCGGGCGACCAACAGGCGGCAACGATCGGCCAGGCCTGTCTGGCTTCGGGCCAGACCAAGGCAACCTTCGGCACCGGCGCCTTCATCCTGTCGGCGAGCGGCACGGAACGGCCGCATTCGGCCAACCGGCTGCTCGCGACAATATTGGTTCAGGAAAACGGGCGCCGCAGCTATGCGCTCGAAGGATCGGTATTCGTGGCGGGAAGCCTGATAAAGTGGCTCCGTGACGGCCTCGGCCTGCTTGCGAACGCAGGCGAGAGCGAGGCGCTGGCCCGCTCGGTTCCGGATAATGGCGGTGTCTATCTGGTCCCCGCGCTTGCAGGACTGGGTGCACCGCACTGGCGACCCGATGCGCTCGCTGCAATATCGGGGCTGAGTTTCGCGAGTGGCAAGGCGCATGTCGCCCGCGCCGCGCTGGAAGCACAAGCCTATCAGGCGCATGATCTGAAAGCCGCCTTCGCGGCCGATGGCGTCGATTGGGCCGATCTGCGGATCGACGGCGGCATGGCGGCGAACGACTGGATGGCGCAGGATCTGGCCGACATGCTCGCCTTGATCGTCGAGCGGCCCGAATTTGTCGAAAGCACCGCCCTCGGCGCCGCGATGCTGGCGGCCTGCGGCGCAGGACTCTACCCCGACCTCGCCACCGCAGCGGGGACGATGCGCGGGCGTGCGACACGCTTCATCCCGGCGTTGAACGACGCGCAACGCAAAACGCGCCTTGCCGGCTGGCAAAGCGCGCTCGCGAAAATTTTGACGTGA
- the rpmE gene encoding 50S ribosomal protein L31: MKKDIHPAYHMITVKMTDGTEYQTRSTWGSEGDVMTLEIDPTAHPAWTGGNQRLLDQGGQVAKFNKRFGGLTLKR, encoded by the coding sequence ATGAAAAAAGACATCCATCCCGCTTATCACATGATCACGGTCAAGATGACCGACGGCACCGAATATCAGACGCGCTCGACCTGGGGCAGCGAAGGTGACGTGATGACGCTCGAAATCGACCCGACTGCGCACCCGGCGTGGACCGGCGGCAACCAGCGCCTGCTCGATCAGGGCGGTCAGGTCGCCAAGTTCAACAAGCGCTTCGGCGGTCTTACCCTCAAGCGTTGA
- the fabZ gene encoding 3-hydroxyacyl-ACP dehydratase FabZ, with protein sequence MTDSDDKTMGPADIRRILSLLPHRYPMLLVDRVESMVRDTSIHAVKAVTINEPFFQGHFPGRPIMPGVLIIEALAQAGGVLAIESLGLAGSGKLVYFMGIDGVKFRKPVEPGHLLDLHVTILQAKRNICKFQGRAMLGDQLATECQFTAMIADPPSD encoded by the coding sequence ATGACCGACAGTGACGACAAGACGATGGGTCCGGCGGATATCCGCCGGATCCTGAGTCTGCTTCCGCATCGTTACCCGATGCTGCTCGTCGACCGCGTCGAATCGATGGTCCGCGACACCAGCATCCATGCGGTGAAGGCGGTCACGATCAACGAGCCCTTTTTCCAGGGTCATTTTCCCGGCCGGCCGATCATGCCCGGTGTCCTCATTATCGAGGCACTGGCGCAGGCGGGCGGGGTGCTCGCCATCGAATCGCTGGGTCTCGCGGGGTCGGGCAAGCTTGTCTATTTCATGGGGATCGACGGGGTTAAGTTCCGCAAACCCGTGGAGCCGGGCCATCTGCTCGACCTGCACGTCACGATCCTGCAGGCCAAGCGGAACATCTGCAAGTTCCAAGGCCGGGCGATGCTGGGCGATCAACTGGCAACCGAATGCCAGTTCACCGCGATGATCGCCGACCCGCCCAGCGATTGA
- a CDS encoding OmpH family outer membrane protein yields MKKIIAASALAIAALSVSPLLSAPAVAQAKSVALADVRVAASRSNAFTVASQQIQTTYKAQIDQQETRGQTLQAELNVLVAKYNEEAKKTPQNQAALQAAAKAVQDKRQAASAELNKIGEPVDLAIAYVEDQISVRMNEAIRAAMTAKKVDLLLQPDAVLARDPSTDITDAVVTELNRILPNVSITPPAGYKPGQLVQQKNQQAMDQARAAAAAQPAASGGTPPVTR; encoded by the coding sequence ATGAAGAAAATTATTGCCGCCTCGGCGCTCGCCATTGCCGCGCTTTCGGTTTCGCCGCTTCTGTCGGCTCCGGCCGTTGCACAGGCAAAATCGGTCGCGCTCGCCGACGTTCGCGTCGCGGCCTCGCGTTCGAACGCCTTCACCGTCGCATCGCAGCAGATCCAGACGACCTACAAGGCGCAGATCGACCAGCAGGAAACCCGCGGTCAGACGCTGCAGGCCGAACTGAACGTGCTGGTGGCCAAATATAATGAGGAAGCGAAGAAGACGCCGCAGAATCAGGCTGCGCTCCAGGCCGCTGCCAAGGCCGTGCAGGACAAGCGCCAGGCGGCTTCCGCCGAGCTTAACAAGATCGGCGAACCCGTCGACCTCGCGATCGCCTATGTCGAGGATCAGATCAGCGTTCGCATGAACGAGGCGATCCGCGCCGCGATGACCGCCAAGAAGGTCGACCTGCTGCTGCAGCCCGACGCCGTGCTGGCGCGTGACCCGAGCACCGACATCACCGATGCGGTCGTTACCGAACTTAACCGCATTCTGCCGAACGTGTCGATCACGCCGCCGGCGGGTTACAAGCCCGGCCAGCTCGTGCAGCAGAAGAACCAGCAGGCGATGGACCAGGCGCGCGCCGCCGCGGCTGCCCAGCCGGCCGCGTCGGGCGGCACGCCGCCGGTCACCCGCTAA
- the bamA gene encoding outer membrane protein assembly factor BamA, translating to MNGVASQKFSARTRLTAVLMTGSMLAWPVAALAQVTPPPVTSTLPVPPTEAAPTAATIKTITVVGNQRLEAQTILSYLRLRVGQPYDRSVLDQALKDLASTELFKDYQISDDNGALTIQVTENPVINRVILEGNKRLKEDKIRPEIKLAPRQIFTRSKVRADVARIIELYKRQGRFAATVDPKMVQLDQNRVDVVFEIDEGPKSKVRQINIIGNEQFSDGELRGEMATKQASLGNLLSSNTTYDPDRLAYDQQKLRLFYLQHGYADFRVISAVAELTSNKQDFIITYVVEEGERYKFGDIDVKSQLRDFKPETLKRLLPMKTGDWYDAKLVEDTVESLSETAGLFGYAFADINPEFRRDPETRTMAITFDVGESPRTYVERIDVNGNTLTHDKVVRREFRLNEGDAFNSFGVKRTENRLNSLGYFQDKLEIERKEGSTPDRIILETNVEEKPTGELSLSAGFSSIENFLLQASIRQRNFRGLGQQLQASVNYSSYSKSVELGFTEPYLFDRNISLGGSIYRRDLNSFNFINNNRQTTFQQITTGFQVNMGVPLTEFMSVFGRYSLNLDDVTLDKNLYYFGGNCDPLVAGRYLCDAIGKRTTSLVGYTIAYDDRDNRLRPTRGQSFTLGQDFAGLGGSVRYVRTTATASKHFNLGSKFILNISAEGGYIYPLGDAPSPTSDKVRLTDRFFLGEPQLRGFDIRGVGPRVVRYGNVDLTDPMNPILDTSDNARVDDALGGRAYYKGRFEVDIPLGSGAKELGLRPSVFLDFGSVWGVKRPTLTTLADFRDPADGITKYLCRNASTGATTFASQTVVTDTTTGVVTPTGQYTTCDATNGFTPLAPFEERYLGDSWKPRVAIGAGVNWNSPFGPFRIDFAYALRKEEGDDTKRFSFNVGTQF from the coding sequence ATGAACGGTGTGGCTTCACAGAAATTTTCGGCACGGACGCGACTGACCGCGGTGCTTATGACCGGGTCGATGCTGGCGTGGCCGGTTGCGGCGCTGGCGCAAGTCACCCCGCCGCCCGTGACATCGACGCTGCCCGTTCCGCCGACCGAGGCGGCGCCGACCGCGGCGACGATCAAGACGATCACCGTCGTTGGCAACCAGCGGCTCGAGGCGCAGACGATCCTCTCCTATCTGCGCCTGCGCGTGGGGCAGCCCTATGACCGTTCGGTGCTCGACCAGGCGCTCAAGGATCTGGCGTCGACCGAATTGTTCAAGGATTATCAGATCAGCGACGACAATGGCGCGCTGACGATCCAGGTGACGGAAAACCCCGTCATCAACCGCGTCATCCTCGAAGGCAACAAGCGGCTGAAGGAAGACAAGATCCGGCCCGAGATCAAGCTTGCGCCGCGGCAGATTTTCACCCGCTCGAAGGTCCGCGCCGATGTCGCGCGCATCATCGAACTCTACAAGCGGCAGGGCCGCTTCGCCGCGACCGTCGATCCCAAGATGGTCCAGCTCGATCAGAACCGCGTCGATGTGGTGTTCGAGATCGACGAAGGGCCGAAGTCGAAGGTCCGCCAGATCAACATCATCGGCAACGAACAGTTCAGCGACGGCGAACTGCGCGGCGAAATGGCGACGAAGCAGGCCAGCCTCGGCAATCTCCTGTCGTCGAACACGACCTACGATCCCGATCGTCTGGCCTATGACCAGCAGAAGCTGCGCCTCTTCTATCTCCAGCACGGCTATGCCGACTTCCGCGTGATTTCGGCGGTGGCGGAGCTGACCAGCAACAAGCAGGACTTCATCATCACCTATGTGGTGGAAGAAGGCGAGCGCTACAAATTCGGCGACATCGACGTGAAGAGCCAGCTGCGCGACTTCAAGCCGGAGACGCTGAAGCGCCTGCTGCCGATGAAGACGGGCGACTGGTACGACGCCAAGCTTGTGGAAGATACGGTGGAAAGCCTGAGCGAAACCGCCGGCCTCTTCGGCTATGCCTTCGCCGACATCAATCCCGAATTCCGCCGCGATCCCGAAACGCGGACGATGGCGATCACTTTCGACGTCGGCGAAAGTCCGCGCACCTATGTCGAGCGTATCGACGTCAACGGCAACACGCTGACGCATGACAAGGTGGTGCGCCGCGAGTTTCGCCTCAACGAAGGCGACGCCTTCAACAGCTTCGGCGTCAAGCGCACCGAGAACCGCCTGAACAGCCTTGGCTATTTCCAGGACAAGCTGGAGATCGAGCGCAAGGAAGGCTCGACTCCAGATCGCATCATCCTCGAAACGAATGTTGAGGAAAAGCCAACGGGCGAATTGTCGCTTTCCGCTGGTTTCTCGTCGATCGAGAATTTTCTGCTCCAGGCGTCGATCCGCCAGCGCAACTTCCGCGGTCTCGGCCAGCAGCTTCAGGCATCGGTCAATTATTCGAGCTATTCGAAGTCGGTAGAACTTGGTTTCACCGAGCCTTATTTGTTCGACCGCAACATCTCGCTTGGCGGCAGCATCTATCGCCGCGACCTCAACTCGTTCAACTTCATCAACAACAACCGCCAGACGACCTTCCAGCAGATTACGACGGGCTTCCAGGTCAATATGGGTGTTCCGCTTACCGAATTCATGTCGGTGTTCGGCCGCTACAGCCTCAATCTCGACGATGTGACGCTCGACAAGAATCTCTATTATTTCGGGGGCAATTGCGACCCGCTGGTCGCCGGCCGCTATCTTTGCGACGCGATCGGCAAGCGCACGACGTCGCTCGTAGGATACACCATCGCCTATGACGATCGCGACAACCGCCTGCGCCCGACGCGCGGTCAGTCCTTCACGCTCGGACAGGATTTTGCCGGCCTCGGCGGCAGTGTTCGGTATGTCCGGACGACCGCGACGGCGAGCAAGCATTTCAACCTCGGCAGCAAGTTCATCCTGAACATCTCGGCCGAAGGCGGCTATATCTATCCCCTTGGCGATGCTCCGTCGCCGACCAGCGACAAGGTGCGTTTGACCGACCGCTTTTTCCTTGGCGAACCGCAACTGCGCGGCTTCGACATCCGCGGCGTCGGCCCCCGCGTCGTGCGCTACGGCAATGTCGATCTGACCGATCCCATGAACCCGATCCTCGACACGTCGGACAATGCCCGCGTCGACGACGCCCTGGGCGGACGCGCCTATTACAAGGGGCGGTTCGAGGTCGATATTCCGCTCGGCAGCGGCGCCAAGGAGCTCGGCCTTCGCCCGTCGGTATTCCTCGACTTCGGGTCGGTCTGGGGCGTTAAGCGCCCGACGCTGACAACGCTGGCCGATTTCAGAGACCCGGCCGATGGTATCACCAAATATCTTTGCCGTAATGCCTCGACCGGCGCGACGACATTTGCGAGTCAGACCGTCGTCACCGACACAACGACCGGTGTGGTGACGCCGACTGGGCAATATACCACTTGCGACGCCACCAACGGCTTCACGCCGCTGGCACCATTCGAGGAACGCTATCTGGGCGACAGCTGGAAACCGCGCGTCGCGATTGGCGCCGGCGTCAACTGGAACTCTCCGTTTGGTCCTTTCCGGATCGACTTCGCTTACGCCCTTCGCAAAGAAGAGGGTGACGATACGAAACGCTTCTCATTCAATGTAGGAACACAATTCTGA